The window TATTAACGGTAAACGATACAAAATCGACACTGAATTCAAACTAAACGAATTGGTAAAGGAGAACGAAAACGCTGGATTGTCCGGTCATCGCGACCTTATCGCACAGTTACCGAGTATATTGAAACGCACCATAGGTCATCGAAATGGAGCGCCCACTAAATATAAAATCGTGAATGTGTTACAGACGAGTAAGGCAACCAATGCTACAATCCCTATGTCTGCAGTTGGGAGTGGTTCCTACGAAGCGAAGAATAATGCAGTCCGGCTAAAACCAACAAAAACCCAACAAGTAAAAATGAAAGTTCCTGCCTTTATTGACGATCCTAAAGTGCTTTTCAACGTGGCTTCCAAAATAAATGCGAACATTTCCTCAAGTAGTGTAATGCAAATAGCACCAAGTCATTCCATGGTGTTGTCCAACGGAACAAGTGTGTCTTTCCCCATGGGTGCGCAAAGAAGCACAGCTGGTCGTGTCATGATTACTCGTCCATCTTTTGTGAAGACAGCGGCGAACATTAATACGTCGGTTACTTTATCTTCCATAACACATCAAATGCAGGAACATTGGAAGCCGAAAGTTGCCGCAACCGTTCAATCCAACAACAAATCAACAGTGAGTCCTCTCAAAACGACGGTACGACCAGCAAATACCCTGATTCCGAAATCCCCTCTCAATACAGCCTCACCGTTGAATACTCCCCTGTCTTCCAAATCAAGCGGACTTGTTTCTCAATGTCAGCATGAACTAACTGCGTCTAATATAAACTTGAAATTGGTCGCCTCGAAAGCAGCGATACCAACAACGGCAACGACGGTAAAATCGTCGACAACGCCGTCTAGCATAACTAAACTACAAATTGTGAATAATAAAGTGAAATGAGTCTTACAATTTTATAATTCTTGAGGTTTAGGTCTGGTGTATGCGTAGAATTTATAAGTACATGTATTATAATATATTTAACAGCTCTTATCCTGGCTCCATACTTCCTCCTTTCGTTCGGGTCTTTGTTGTTTTGGATGTACTGTAGATAGCACGCGTTATTTGAAGCTACAACCACGTGAGCTCATAAGGAAAACCCTGGGCTGTAAACAATGCAGGGCCATCTATAAGTAAAACAAATGCAAGCCTTATTTTAAAAGGGAAGTGTGGGTCTAGGAAAGTTGTTATTCTTAAATTTcgatttttaaatatgtttgagAAGGTGCCTTGACAGTGCAGGTTTTATTTTCCTAAAATTTCTAACTCAATTTGTAGGATGTTGAAGGCTAGTTGCAGTCATTTCTCGAGTTCAAAAGCCTGTGATTAttacataaatatttatttgattAAAACTgatgtataaaatatataaaattctgatttttctttttttatatatataaacatttacaCTAACAAGGAATAATTTATTCATAAAGTTCTAGCAGTGTATAACACACATGTGCACTTTTCTTTATACTTCTACCGGTTTCTTTCGTCGTCGTTGTAAGCTCGTAACTCAGATGTAAGCGTTTCATTGTGAACTGCAGGCTACTTTAGATTTGCATTCACGCTTTTACGATACTAAGCGATACAAAAGCGGCATAAAGAGGATACTGCCAAGGCCGTATAACCAAGTTTTTGCGTATATTCTTCTTCCTCTTTCTGTCGCAAGCGTGGCTGCTATCAGAGATGTATAGAATAATGCGTATGGTACAGTCTGACTGGATTTTAAAGGTATTGAATATGCTTGACCAGGGAATCTTCCATTTGATGCAGGATCGTAAAAATAATCTAATAATCTATAAAAAGTGATTTTAAATGTAAGTCATCTCGACCATCATTCTTAAGGATACACGATGAAACACATTATTCATTTTGGGAATACTGTAAAATAACATATAAAAGGATATATTTTCGAAAGCCTTTTActttcaaagtttaaaaataaaaatttgggtGTTCCATGTATCCTCAAAACTGTTCATGGATACCGATGTTCGCATTTTaggaagattttttttcttaaaaaaaatacgacTGATTTATACTCACTTATCCTTTTTCCTGAACAAGGAATATAACCATTTTTTCTGCTCTTCAGCCttctataaataaaaatttacctcTTGCAAATAATTAAAACTGAATTTGGTCTCTTGCCTTTTTCACATTATAAATAATATACGATGATATATAGAGATGAAAGTTTCAGCATGCTGATGACAGCAACGAAGATACCTTAGTAAAACAATAAACAGTCACTTGATCTGGGGTGAGCGTTAGAAATGATAGCACGGTGTAAAAAAAACACGGGACAAGACATGAAAAATAGTTAATTTCAAAGTTATTGCAGCAGCAGCCACATTGGAAAAAGAATGAATCGCATTATCAACGTATTATAACTTCACATACCGTAAAATGCCGTAATTAACCGCATCCGATTATAAGCGCACCCGCAGATAGGCGCGTTTAGACAACTGACAAAGATTAAGGAGAAGAGACATTTTAGAGCATGTGGAAAAAATTTTACCCTATACTTTATATGAACTAAATATTAATAGgataacacacacacacacacactctTAATATCACCGCTGATAAGCTGTGCTTAATTACGGCATTTTACGgtatgaaatatattttgtataaacaaaatttaagaattaaacTTCCAACATCAAGTTTCGAAATATTTACACCTTTAGCATTTGGGATGTTAGCTGTTGATACAACATATTATGCTGgatataaatttaatttattcttGAGTGGACAgggtttttattttctttataaatagaGCTAGTCTGCCTCCGTGGTTCGCTCCCTCTagtctgccattttgtttttatttgaggagaattgttgttgttgtgggtaACGAACATTGTTTACTCAAGGAAGCTGAGGAACTTCTCGGGCAAAAACagctgagtcattttttacttcttcCTGACATGAACGTTATTATATTTAAGGACGATACTAAACTTACCGATGGTATTTCTTTAAATGGGATCCTGTTGAAATGCATGTGTACTTCTCGTCCGAACACGGAGACAAACTCTAAaagtaacataaaaaataacacctTACAAACAGAGCAAATTAAAAAAGGGGTAAGTAACTTATTTTagaaacaaataaattaaatacaAGAATCTAGTGGTTAAAAATACTATCCTAGATAATTACTATTTGGCGAAATGCCCCCTCCCGGTTGCTACGGGTCTGGCctcttattaaagtgtaacgtaAATATCCATGCCAGTTAAAGTTACTAGTTAATTTGAAACCTGGAattgaaatttaaagaaatttaagtCTTGCACACACACATACTTACTCCTTACAACAAAAATACTTTCACCTGTACGATTAACGGATTACATAAGTTTTGAAGAAAATAACAGAAACtcgtttttttaaacttgttgtaGGCATTCGTGTTGATTTGCTTCATGTTAATTTCGTGATCGTTAATTTTGTTTCCTGGAATAAGGTACTTAGAGGCGGCAAAACTAATTAATTACTTTCAGCTTTGATCATAATTTGCTTAGACACTAAATACGCATTAAATGTAAGTTACTTCCTTAATGTTCGCAGGTCGACTAATGGTTGGCTTAAGTGGGAGTTTGTTTGGATTAAAGTTTACGATTTTGATATCATGAAAATCCAACTTTAACAAATCATCCTAGAAAGGCTTGTGAAGGTGGTTTTCCACTCAAAACAGATCGGAACGGAACaagaaaaatactaaaattGAATTGGCCATCTGCTAATTTCCCATTCCTGTCCGCAAGAaaagttgaaataatttcaacTTTCAGTTTGGATTGGAGAAAATtttatcaaccaatcagatcatAAAAATTACAATTGCCCGTCTCGATCCGTTTCAATTCGTTTTGAGTGGAAATCCACCTTAAGCTAGTCTTTATATCTGAAGTATAGTTGAGAGTAAAAAAGTGTTAATGTTTGAACACACTGCACTCCATAATTTACTTACCGAAAAGACTTGGTCCCTCTTGTTTCGCTTGGACCGGTAACCAAGGTGTTTTAAAAGCTATCGTAACATCATAAACTGCATCCAGGTCTGTCAGTTGTTCCAACGAAAGCTAAGTGGAACACATCTCAAGATAATAAAAGCTTTCTAGCAAAAAAGACACGAGCAACCAGCAGTGTCGAAAAGGAAGAAAACCCTGGGTCGAGGTTTGTTGAAATGTTTGAATACCTTAAAAGTTAGACGGATTATTCTAGCATTAAGCCATCTTATACTGAAACATAAAATTTTGTCTGAAATTGCGCAAAATACAAATTAATTTCACAGAATTTTCTCTCAAAGGTTTAAAAACCTATGTATCGCTTTTCAcatttatctaaaaaatatttcacgaTTCATactcatttgaaaattttaagtaGCTGCATGTTTTTAGCCAAAATACGTCTTCTCCCGCGTTTTCGTAAAAGAAACAGTTAAAAAGAGCTGTTGTTGACATTTGCCTCAAAACCTAAGCAACAAAGCATGCATGGTTTTATATTCTCACGAGAATAAATGTTTGCAACTTCAAATACAATTTTGCTTTAATTAAACGTCCCTGTTCAAACTTAAAATACCCGTTTCTAACGCCCCGTCTTAATtatgtttaaaagttaaacttAAAATAGTAAAAGAATCGCAAGCACCACGCTaaattttcgcgagataaaaataaaaaagtttttctgaaaATATATTTGGCAAATTTAAAGTAagaatttaagaatttttttctgtattttgcGAATGCTCCCTTAAATTAGTTATTTCGCGATGTTTGTTCTTTCCAACCACCCAATTGAGAGAGCACAGTTATCATACGGCTTACAGGTTAGCAAACAAATTATAATTGCTTTATTTGTAACATACCTGCACTGCTTTTGTTCTTGGAAATAGCACATTTTCAAAAGGCTCTTCACCTACATTAGAACGATTAATTTTTCCGTAACATATTATGACGataaagaagaacaaaaaaacaGACGTTAAAGTATCCGTACCACTAGCTATTGCCATTTTTGTGCTCTTTTTGATCAGATGTGCCTTTTGAGAACTAAATCTCGTGCCCTCTGGAAAGATCACCAACCAATACTATTAATAAAACGTCAAAAAGACTCATTGGAAACAAAACAAGAGAGGTGGAGcaaatacataaaatatatatgacaGACATACGCCGTTCACTCGATCATCTTGGAATCTTCTTAAGCgcctataataaaataattgagGCGTTTATACATACGCTAGAGTAATGAATAACCGAATAAActgttaatttttgatttttttccaacACGTTTATTCCTTCCCTCTTTCATGTTTATTCCTCTGTCACGTTTACCCCCCCGCCCCCCCTCCGACGTTTATACCCCTCTATCTATTAAAATTTAGGACATCATATTAAAATGATTGAACAACAAAAACAGTATAAACAGAATCAAAACGTAAGAAGTCTGAAACAGAGAATCAATAACGATGTTGCACCGCAGTTGACATGTCGTTTAACTATATAAAGCAAATATATTCCccaacaatttatttatttggttCTCTAGAGTAAGCCTTCTACGCCGATTCTTTTTTATGTAAGATCGCGTTTGTTCCATTAACCTGTGCCACACTCACCGGCGAAGCTGTGCGTCTTGATTCGTACCATCTCTTCGAACAAATATACAACCAtgctaaatataaattttagaaCAGCTGTAAAGCAGAAGTGTTTCGGCATTGTGGTTAATTTAAAGAAGTTGATTTTCACAAGAACTAAATGTTTTTGGTTTAATCAAAAAGGAATGGTTCCATCGATTACCACTTTAAATAcacgattttttataagcaactcgtTTATAAGCAACTGAACTGAATGTAAAAAACTTTTCTACACAAAAGAAGTaaaactccaagaaaaaaaaagtacaatAACTTCTTTTGTTGCCTTTTTCACTTTTCCCTTCTTGCATAAATTACGAAAAATTAGATGAATAAAATTAGAAAACCATTAAGCAACTTTAGATCTAGATATTGACTAAAAAATAAGCAACTTGACCTCTTACCAAATTCctgagttgcttataaaaaaatgtgtagacAATGcgtgagaaaaaaaaaacataattgactcatttctttttttttttttttgcatcgaCTTAACTCAGCGAACTGCTACAGCCATAAATTTTACGCCTTTAAAATTAATATCTGTATTCTGACTGTTCAAAATTTTTCGCGTAGCTCTATTTTTCCTGGTTCCCCGCAAAATAACTAATTTGCTAAGGggcgtagatttttccacgggttagcGACTATCACATTCAATTCAACGATTTCCGCCTGAATTGTCAAAATTTAAGCCAAAAATCCAAAAAAGGTATCTATCCAGGATATCTAAgaattttgaaagatttttctgttatttttatttgcttaaGTAAATATCCTAAAAATTGTAtgtcaaaaaattataaagtgaaaaaaaataagtaatgaCATTCACAAAATATTTGAGAATTTTGAGATTGAAAAAAACTTAACAAGCGTACCTGCATAAAATTTGGTCCGAAAAAAGGAATATATTTTAGGATTTCCTTCATGATGTATCGTATGCGACCCAATGAACCTTGTCGTATTGCAACAAAGTTTGCAAGCGACCAATCAACTaaagtatataaatatatacaagtcACAAAAATGTTACTGCTctttttttctagtttttaCTGCAcacttaaaaaaacaatgttaagGAATAGAACTAAGGGAATGATTTTCAGGGATACATCTGTCAACGAAATTTAGATACTTCAGGGGAATTATTtcacaaatgcaaaaaaaaagaagctaCAAAAGTGAGTTTTCTTATTAGATTtcgagattttttttaaaatttcggtttaaaaaattattatttaagaaTTTCGAGGCAATTTAACCTCGCGAATAAccattagaaaaatattaatttgttCTTTATTAGGATGACAACGCATATTTGAATTTTATATTCAAAATATCCATATTTTGTAGGAATAAGGCCATtaacaaaatataatttcttaatAAAGTAACTTTAAATGCTGAGATCCAGAATTAATAGAAAACTTATTTTAAGATAAGataaataaagataaatttaaaacactttttacaaTTCAGTCATCttgtttgttcttttttaaaaaatattttcttacttgCAGACTGGTGATTACATATATAAAGAACATTTTCTTTGATGTCTGTTGGAATTCTGTCACCATAAAATATAACCTTAATATAAGAAGTTGTAAATATTATTACACAAGATTGTAAACATTTCATATCAAAGGAGGGCTTTTTTGCttctaaaatctttttaaattgcTAGTATAAAAACAATATGTCTGTAAAACATGCATATTAACAAATTTGTGGAAATTACTTTGTAGATACTCACCTTTGTTCCACTAAAAGTCTCGAAGAAAAAGGTAACCAGAGATTGGTAGCTGTTATACATAACATTATCAATTTCCTCATAAATTGACTGTGGCAAGAAAGGTTTTAACATTCGCACTGCAACACCAGTAGCAAAATAGTGTGGTGTGACACCAAATAGAATAGTTGGTGGGATTAGTGACCTTGCAGAAGACAGTGGCAGCAACAGACTTGTCATTTTTATCCGTAATGtgatttataaattttacaATTATAACTTACATATTTGTAATGTAGCTAgttaaactataaaaatttagGAACAGAAAATTAATCATCAATGGAAAACTATACAAGGGCATAAAACAACATGCTTTTTAAAGGTTAAAATTATTGGTTATTTTTTCTCCTCTAACATTGGAAATTATAACTACTGTGATTTACAATACACTATTATGTGACCTTTAAACCATATAAAAActtgtttattaaaataaaaaggtaTAAATTAGGGGATTCTTAAAAACTGTTTTCTATTTAGCAATCTGGCATTAGGGGCAGGCAAAACCCATAAAAATCTACTACTATCTTTCTCTCTTTTGCTTGTATACTTTCTCCTATCCTCATCTTTTGTGTTTAAAAGCTTTAAACTAACATTCCCAGGGTTTTAGGTTATAAGCtgttttttttgtctaaatATATATTGCAATAACACAATATCACACCAGCATTCCCCTAGTTGTTCTCAACTTGACATGCTGGAAgccaaaaatgacatcacaacaatttttttatcttttttttaattttgttactaaCTAGCGCTAGCTTCTTAGGACATGATCTGCATTGCATTCTTAAATAAAATTGGGAAGGGAGGTAGGTGTAGCTTAAGATTTAGCGCCTAATATCTTGCTAAATTAAAGGTATGAGAGTTGAAGGCTAAGAAAGTCAAAAGTGTAATTAAAATTATAGGTTACACCAGATTCAGTACGACggtttaaacaaaattaaaacattaacaACTACAAATAACAAGCTGGTAAACAACATGCTTGGGCATTATAAAGTATTACATTTATAGTGTATATATTCATCAATATTTACCACTACGTTAACGTAAGCTACAAGGAAAACAGAAtccattttaaagtttttcttcGAGGCACGCCGGTACCCATTTTGaatcttttgtaaacaacacCACGTTATTTTAAGGAACATGCAAACGGTACTTTAAAAAGCAAGAAAGATATTTTGATTCCATGTTCATTAAAACTTCCAAGCCAATCAAAACCCACAAAAACTTCGCTGATTTCTCCACCGcaaaataaatttctgaaaataaagtgagaaagttggatgcacgGGTTAGTTTTTGAGAGCATCAATCGCCTACAATATCAAATTGTGTGGTTATAGATATGGTATTGTAATGTGTGGAActtctaactagctagctaaaaatatgtattatcatagatttttttacagattttttaAGCCAGGTAGCTGCATTGTGAAACGTTCTAGTGAATACTCATTCATTATTTATTGTTGCACACTTTCAATAAAATCGAGAAGACAGTTATATTCAAaagagtttttgttttttactctaGGGTGCTGGAATAAAGGGAGGGTGTCCAAATTAATATATGGTCTGTATATATTATACATAATAGATAATATAACTtggatttttataattttcatttgtTTACAACTTGCAGGAGAGGAAGCACAGGTTGGTTTTTTGGCCTCCATATGTTGTTGGGAGAACCACAGAAAGGTCGTCCATGACCGCGTACAATCTAAGATAACAGAATGTTGTACAGGATATTGGGATATCAATTTTACTTGCACTGCAAAAACCCTTTATTCATAGCATGTTCTTTTGGCCAATTATCTTGTCTTCTGACAATAAGGTAAATTCCATGACAAAACGCTGTACATACGCTACAAACGCTGAGCATATGCCAATTAGGACTTAGGTAGGCCCACTCCAAGAATGATGTTTTCATGATTATCCTAAATTATCCTATTGTCACAACATTCTATTATTGCAGCATTCCACTAACAGTTGGACTATCCAAAGAACTTTTAAGAGGTTGGCAACAGGAAGTTTGTGGATTTTGTCTGTTAGCTAATATTTGATCCCTCACTTACCACCCcttttgtgggtttttttcttacaaaatgATATTTGGGCACATGAAAGTCATGTGTACATCATTTTATATTTACAGAACTTCAAAGCTGAAACAATAATCATTTTCATTCTAAAAACTGAAACACACTATCATTTTCCAATGTTTGTGTTTAACAGTTTTTCGTAACAGAAAGAATATCTTTAACAATCTCACCCTAACCCCACCCCCCATACCCACCAAATCTGCTAAGCATGACAAACATCTTTTGTTGCCAGTCCCttgaaaattgtttgttttagttTACCTAAAAAAATGATGCCAAGTAATTTTTGCATCTAGAAATTTCAGCAATAACAGGGCATCAAGTGAATCCTGCCCATGTGGTGTCCTTCACGAATCACCAGCCGCACCCTTAAAAAATCCAACTTAACCTTAACTTTGCTTAGTCTGGTACATTGTTTTATATTAACATGTATTCACCCTTTAAATATGCTTCTCATAAGTTCAAATGTTAAAcaatgtcatttttatattaaccttacaaaatgaaaaataaaactgatcGGTCCACAAATCAaatcttttcttaaaaaatctatttaaaaaaaggctCCTTATTTTTGGAACCAAGAGTTAATTGATTTcttgattaaaaaaaacttgaaacttTGAATGTTCAAAATTTGAtatcaaagtaaaaaaattgttactttTGTTAATTGTTACTTAATCTGTAAGTGTTTATTTTAAACTTACTTTTAAGATTTAAGAAGATTTTTGGTTATACACTGGAATTTTATGtcaaatttattaattatatattttactattGGTAGCTGTGTCTTTAGCTCAGTTTTTGTACCTTggaaaattaataattaaatgTGAATATTGCCATTATCTCCCTCACTCTTTAGGGTTGTCATCTCCTTATATTACTAGTCCTCAGCTTGTGGAAAATTTCATTGGTTCAACTGTCCTTAAACTTCTGCAAGAATTTTCCCGACACAACCAACAGCCAAAATATGGATATTCGTGTACGAGATttcattattaaaatataaacattgattttcttcttcatttgtagacacatatataaataaattagaaatatgcataaaacataaaattttatatgtaACAAAATGCGTGAAGAAGATATTGAGATTTCTATTAAAGTTGTCGTGGTTGGAAATGGagctgttggaaagtcaagTATGATACAAAGGTATTGCAAAGGTGTATTTACGAAAGAATATAAAAAGACAATCGGTGTTGATTTTCTTGAAAAGACTGTCAGGTATATAATAttgattgtttctttttttagtggCAATAAGTTTAGTTCAAAGTGCTATATACTGTAGTCATAGGAATGTTAAGATGATTTGATTCATGTAATTCACAGTCTACTGGAGACTGTGAGTAAAATACAGCTTAGAACAGAAGCATGTAAGATTGCAGTGTTGCTCAAGTTAGGTCGTTTTGGTAAATAATTCATAAGTGTGTACTGAGGTCTGAGAGCCTAAAGTAAGACAGACAGGGTGTTGTGtacagttttttctttaaaagcaaAACTCAGCCATCTTCTTAAAAATTATTGATAACTGAGcctgtttaaaattatttggcAGAAAAATCACATTctatatttttgcctatttttaTGTCAGGAATGTTTGATACAAGAGAAGTCTTGTGGACTGGCGAATAATGTGccatcttaaattttaaaaatagttcaTAGATCTGTAAGTGAGAAGCCTAATAACCATAATTGTGGCTACACAATGTTTTTAATCATCTTGTGACTGTTGgtaaatcgtttttgaaaatattcaaatttaccAATTCTTTTTATAATCATTTTGTAATAGCCTCAATTTACTTGtatataagttaaaaaatgtttaaaatataaaaaaggagaTTGTTTTTAATTAAGGTGAAAAACCAAAGTGACAAATATTGAACACACTACTTTAAAACAAAGGAGTCAGTTAGTGATATTTTAATATCTTTGTTAAATGTTATTTTGGAACAAGAGATTTCATGAATTGTATTTTGATGccattttattgatttattatgCAACGGAATGTATATTTTAATCTTCAACTGTGGCAAACATAAGTAAAACAGTTAAATCTCTTTTAAACAATCAAATTGTCTAAATTGCTTTCAATCTTCCTGATATTGCACTTGCCAATTTTTTTGATTCCTTAaaagtgttgttgttgttgttgaaactGCATCATGAAATTCGAAATGATGctgtaaaaatttagaattagaCAGCTGATACTTAAAATTCAATCTAATTCAAGTAGAAATTTACCAAAAAACAACACCCATTCTACTTTTAGAGATGAAGAAAAATCTAATGTGTATATTTTCGCTACACCAATATTAAACACTTAACTTGTTTCAActtctaaaaaaagtaaaagactCAAACCAATTCAACATACCACGACATTTAATTTCtatattgcaattttttttacatgcgCACATATTCTTgtagttaaaaaacaaaacaggacTGCATAGAACAAAATGGCTATTATTTTCACGGgaagaaaatctttttttaattttccgcgaaattaatttttgatcatcagcaaaaaattcGCGCTTTTTTATAATCGCGAAATTTCCTTTCCCCcgcaaatttgtaaaaataaagtactgaaattcataaatatttttttaagatctaAAAAGGCACATCGATTTTTTTGCGTACGGGAATGTGTGCGCATTTTCATTGTTATcaaagcaaaatcaaaacattacttTACACGAAAAGTGGTctattgaaatcattttttcctgtggttGTAGTTCCGACGCTAAAAgtataataatttttcattATCTGTATGAGCTATTTGTGAGTAAATCTGCCTTTATCTGCAGTTGTTCAAAATGCTTGGAAAAGTTCAGAATATTTTGTGTGACTTGTTAACACCTTACATTATTAGTATAAATGGAGAGGATGTGCGACTGATGTTATGGGACACAGCTGGTCAAGAAGAATTTGATGCTATCACGAAAGCATACTACAGAGGTATCAACTTCCAAATTCATTTTACGTAATTAGCTCGTTTAACTTGTTGCCTAAATAATCGAATCGATTATCTagacaaaattattaaaattcttgccTTATTACACATTTTACACATTGTGAGGTGTAAAATATGTAGTCTCTTGTTGCCAATGCTTTTTATGAGAAAGAAACTCTAGCTATGTTCTTTTAGTTCATTTTactataacaaatatttttctatCTTTACAGGTGCTCAAGCTTGTGTGCTTGCATTTTCTACTGTCGACTACGCATCTTACGCAGCTGTTGCTCGCTGGAAAGAAAAGGTAAAATCGCCTTCTGTTCCCGTTCAGCTTTTGCACATCGCTTTCTGTGTTTTTACTTCTAACTCGTCCTGATTAGGTCCTTGCAGAATGTGGCAGCATTCCCATGGTTCttgtgcaaaataaaattgacttGATAGATGATGCTGCTGTTAAACCGTGAGTATAATTAAAAATGTTCATTTATACTCTATACATGTAAACCAacgcaataaataaataaatagaaatgaatgaataaataaatagaaataaa is drawn from Hydractinia symbiolongicarpus strain clone_291-10 chromosome 8, HSymV2.1, whole genome shotgun sequence and contains these coding sequences:
- the LOC130655726 gene encoding 1-acyl-sn-glycerol-3-phosphate acyltransferase epsilon-like, with amino-acid sequence MTSLLLPLSSARSLIPPTILFGVTPHYFATGVAVRMLKPFLPQSIYEEIDNVMYNSYQSLVTFFFETFSGTKVIFYGDRIPTDIKENVLYICNHQSAIDWSLANFVAIRQGSLGRIRYIMKEILKYIPFFGPNFMQHGCIFVRRDGTNQDAQLRRRLRRFQDDRVNGYWLVIFPEGTRFSSQKAHLIKKSTKMAIASGEEPFENVLFPRTKAVQLSLEQLTDLDAVYDVTIAFKTPWLPVQAKQEGPSLFEFVSVFGREVHMHFNRIPFKEIPSKAEEQKKWLYSLFRKKDKLLDYFYDPASNGRFPGQAYSIPLKSSQTVPYALFYTSLIAATLATERGRRIYAKTWLYGLGSILFMPLLYRLVS
- the LOC130655727 gene encoding ras-related protein Rab-23-like; translation: MREEDIEISIKVVVVGNGAVGKSSMIQRYCKGVFTKEYKKTIGVDFLEKTVSINGEDVRLMLWDTAGQEEFDAITKAYYRGAQACVLAFSTVDYASYAAVARWKEKVLAECGSIPMVLVQNKIDLIDDAAVKPEDAEALAKKLAVRLYRTSVKEDLNVSNVFDYLAQRYIKDMNSDETEEKTQIASPVRNGSRKPGKGHNNNKIDIHQKDHKKKKFCFSV